In Myxococcus stipitatus, the following are encoded in one genomic region:
- a CDS encoding BlaI/MecI/CopY family transcriptional regulator, with product MARHPEPEASRPLTPVELELMHIVWKQGEVSVADVLAALPPERELAYTSVSTVLRILEQKGVLVSRKQGRGHLYSATLPRETYEAQSLRHLMDTVFDGTPSALVARLVEAVPLAPDEVEQIRKLLKSKGSKP from the coding sequence ATGGCCAGACATCCCGAGCCCGAGGCTTCCCGGCCGCTCACGCCGGTGGAGCTCGAGTTGATGCACATCGTGTGGAAGCAAGGCGAAGTGAGCGTGGCGGATGTCCTGGCCGCGCTGCCGCCGGAGCGTGAGCTGGCCTACACGTCTGTCTCCACGGTGCTGCGCATCCTGGAGCAGAAGGGTGTGCTGGTGAGCCGCAAGCAGGGGCGCGGACACCTGTACTCGGCCACGCTGCCTCGCGAGACGTACGAGGCGCAGAGCCTGCGCCACTTGATGGACACCGTGTTCGACGGGACTCCCTCCGCGCTGGTGGCGCGGCTGGTGGAGGCGGTGCCGCTGGCTCCCGATGAAGTGGAGCAGATCCGCAAGTTGCTCAAGAGCAAGGGGAGCAAGCCGTGA
- a CDS encoding transglycosylase SLT domain-containing protein — protein sequence MSGLVSLYLGVALVLPVALMLAWGAVVLLSRMGFPLAARQSLRVGRGVLVLALLLPLLVMGARALSPAGPLFSFERSVARRAERLPAAVWTAGAGVSTPAPRGAVPVPSHVWTVLGLGWLLGAGLFIGRALVGHGRLLRRLESLPRVRGVGRVAVVLGEAGMPAFSAWFPHWEARPSAWVVIPPVLLEDAEALRLTVLHELQHHRQRDTHLALARLVFTGVFFWHPAAHALSRWLASLQELACDEVLVSSGRVQAQAYARCLLQAALRLPGAPPVPAGATGMSHPTQRRIHMLFEPCPRRVHAVPALLGALALFLLPVAVLAQGVTKGRAMTQAEAQALAQKSQPQGDLPVVVDAKVVEQLNRLVGTDKGRAFMKRALANLATHRAALSAGLRAKGLPEGLLAVAVVESAVTNMPETDGQPSLAPGMRGAGVWMFIPETARRYGLEVSAAKDDRLDVERETRAAASLLSELHARYDDWRLALAAYNQGEKKVDLALVEGGSRDVSALIEAGHLNDYVATVQAGLLIVRNPNLLD from the coding sequence GTGAGCGGGCTGGTGTCCCTGTATCTGGGCGTGGCGTTGGTGTTGCCCGTGGCGTTGATGCTCGCGTGGGGCGCGGTGGTGCTGCTGTCGCGGATGGGATTTCCGCTCGCGGCGCGGCAGTCCCTGCGGGTGGGGCGTGGGGTGTTGGTGCTGGCGCTCCTCTTGCCATTGCTGGTGATGGGCGCGCGGGCGCTGTCTCCGGCGGGGCCGCTGTTCAGCTTCGAGCGCTCGGTGGCGCGCCGGGCGGAGCGACTTCCCGCCGCGGTGTGGACGGCGGGCGCAGGTGTCTCGACGCCCGCGCCTCGTGGCGCGGTTCCGGTTCCCTCGCATGTGTGGACGGTGTTGGGGTTGGGGTGGCTTCTGGGCGCGGGGCTCTTCATTGGGCGGGCGCTGGTGGGGCATGGGCGGCTGTTGCGCCGGCTCGAGTCCTTGCCTCGGGTGCGCGGGGTGGGGCGTGTCGCGGTGGTGCTGGGTGAAGCGGGCATGCCCGCGTTCTCCGCGTGGTTTCCGCACTGGGAGGCTCGTCCGTCCGCGTGGGTGGTGATTCCTCCCGTGCTGCTCGAGGACGCGGAGGCGCTCCGGCTCACCGTGCTGCATGAGCTTCAGCATCACCGTCAACGCGACACCCACCTGGCGCTGGCGCGGCTCGTCTTCACCGGGGTCTTCTTCTGGCATCCGGCGGCGCATGCGTTGTCGCGGTGGCTCGCGTCGTTGCAGGAGCTCGCCTGTGACGAGGTGCTGGTGTCGAGCGGCCGGGTCCAGGCCCAGGCCTATGCGCGCTGTCTGCTCCAGGCGGCGCTCCGACTTCCGGGCGCTCCGCCCGTGCCCGCCGGGGCGACCGGCATGTCCCATCCCACGCAGAGGAGAATCCACATGTTGTTTGAGCCGTGCCCCCGTCGTGTCCACGCCGTGCCCGCCCTGCTGGGCGCGCTGGCCTTGTTCCTCCTCCCCGTGGCCGTGCTCGCGCAAGGTGTGACGAAGGGCCGCGCGATGACGCAGGCCGAAGCCCAGGCGCTCGCGCAGAAGAGCCAGCCGCAGGGCGACCTCCCCGTCGTCGTGGATGCGAAGGTGGTGGAGCAGCTCAACCGCCTCGTGGGCACCGACAAGGGCCGCGCCTTCATGAAGCGGGCGCTGGCGAACCTGGCCACTCACCGCGCCGCGCTGTCGGCGGGGCTGCGCGCGAAGGGGCTGCCCGAGGGGCTGCTGGCGGTGGCGGTGGTGGAGTCCGCGGTGACGAACATGCCGGAGACGGATGGCCAGCCGTCGCTGGCCCCGGGCATGCGCGGCGCGGGGGTGTGGATGTTCATCCCGGAGACGGCGCGCCGCTACGGGCTGGAGGTGAGCGCGGCGAAGGACGACCGGCTGGACGTGGAGCGTGAGACGCGCGCCGCGGCGAGCCTGCTGTCGGAGCTGCACGCGCGCTACGACGACTGGCGCCTGGCGCTCGCGGCCTACAACCAGGGCGAGAAGAAGGTGGACCTGGCCCTGGTCGAGGGTGGTAGCCGCGATGTGTCAGCGCTCATCGAGGCGGGCCACCTCAACGACTACGTGGCCACGGTGCAGGCGGGCCTGCTCATCGTCCGCAATCCGAACCTGCTGGACTGA
- a CDS encoding TPR end-of-group domain-containing protein — protein sequence MSHSRGLRVHLVTSLAVCVSLLMWAGPALAAGAPGPGAAVKVACGPKVPGVEELLKPRSLVVFGEVSGTVEGPRFFGEVVCQALAQGLTVRVGLLIRQDEQSDLDAFMSEAAIAAKDTPLPRTAFWWVGSQLRGMGTDALFQLVLTLRELKRAGAPLTVFAFDAGGKPAERMAAQARNVLAAVDERPEDLTLVLTHLLLARTVKSRPGDEEAPPMGWHLAQAKRPMTVLGGSHDGGTTWGCTALGECAVQPLQAHGEAARPFIRRWASPSKNGFDGVFHLGVVTASEPAFEVAKRTQKLADEARMKTRREKADAAYKAKQYTDCARLYEESSHEYSSEQDQDAYGAACCHALAKDTRAAFDMLRRAASLGFDDWFHIQRDEDLAILRTHRLWRERLAAVRINLRLSWHAPGGDLALLDLLIDEHNDRYGEDEGVVIDWAQVKPRSDARRAKALQMLEARKPPNAVDHVVAANIFLLGDSVEDARKARELTGKAMALDAKSQDAVTAAATAEDRELKAQGKPQRFGTQRHRVKGQWRLYPVDPKTTDAERAKWKLPPLEELKQQAEEENTPAGG from the coding sequence ATGAGCCATTCCCGGGGACTTCGCGTCCACCTCGTCACGAGCCTCGCCGTCTGCGTTTCCCTCCTGATGTGGGCCGGGCCCGCGCTCGCGGCCGGAGCTCCCGGACCTGGTGCCGCCGTGAAGGTGGCCTGTGGCCCGAAGGTTCCGGGGGTCGAGGAGTTGCTCAAGCCCCGCTCGCTGGTGGTGTTTGGAGAGGTGTCCGGCACCGTGGAGGGGCCGCGCTTCTTCGGCGAGGTCGTCTGTCAGGCCCTCGCCCAGGGGTTGACAGTCCGCGTGGGGCTCCTCATCCGCCAGGATGAGCAGTCGGACCTGGATGCCTTCATGTCCGAGGCGGCCATCGCCGCCAAGGACACCCCCCTTCCTCGCACCGCGTTCTGGTGGGTGGGGAGTCAGTTGCGAGGGATGGGCACCGATGCGTTGTTTCAATTGGTGCTCACCCTGCGTGAGCTGAAGCGCGCGGGGGCCCCGCTCACCGTGTTTGCCTTTGACGCAGGTGGCAAGCCCGCGGAGCGGATGGCCGCGCAGGCCCGGAATGTCCTGGCCGCCGTGGACGAGCGCCCCGAGGACCTCACGCTCGTGTTGACCCATCTCCTGCTCGCCCGGACCGTGAAGAGCAGGCCCGGTGATGAGGAGGCCCCTCCCATGGGCTGGCACCTCGCCCAGGCGAAGCGGCCCATGACGGTGTTGGGGGGCAGCCACGATGGTGGGACGACCTGGGGTTGCACCGCGCTAGGGGAATGCGCGGTGCAACCGCTCCAGGCGCACGGGGAGGCGGCTCGTCCGTTCATCCGGCGCTGGGCTTCACCCAGCAAGAACGGCTTCGATGGGGTCTTCCATCTGGGCGTCGTCACCGCCTCGGAGCCCGCGTTCGAGGTGGCCAAGCGCACCCAGAAACTCGCCGACGAAGCCCGCATGAAGACGCGCCGCGAGAAGGCGGACGCGGCCTACAAGGCAAAGCAATACACGGATTGCGCGCGCCTCTACGAAGAGTCCTCCCACGAGTACTCCTCCGAGCAGGACCAGGACGCCTACGGCGCGGCCTGCTGTCATGCCTTGGCGAAGGACACGAGGGCCGCCTTCGACATGCTCCGCCGGGCGGCGAGCCTGGGGTTCGACGACTGGTTCCACATCCAGCGCGATGAGGACCTCGCCATCCTGCGCACGCACCGGCTCTGGCGCGAGCGGCTCGCGGCGGTGCGCATCAACCTGAGGCTCTCGTGGCACGCCCCGGGAGGAGACCTCGCGCTGCTGGACCTCCTGATAGACGAGCACAACGACCGGTATGGCGAGGACGAAGGCGTGGTCATCGATTGGGCCCAGGTCAAACCCCGCTCGGACGCGCGCCGCGCGAAGGCGCTCCAGATGCTGGAGGCCCGGAAGCCTCCGAACGCCGTGGACCACGTCGTGGCCGCCAACATCTTCCTGCTGGGGGACAGCGTCGAGGATGCCCGGAAGGCTCGCGAGCTCACGGGCAAGGCCATGGCGCTGGATGCCAAAAGCCAGGACGCCGTCACGGCCGCGGCCACGGCCGAGGACCGGGAGCTCAAGGCCCAGGGAAAGCCCCAGCGCTTCGGCACCCAGCGCCACCGGGTGAAGGGACAGTGGCGGCTCTACCCGGTGGACCCGAAGACGACGGACGCGGAGCGCGCGAAGTGGAAGCTCCCCCCGTTGGAGGAGCTGAAGCAGCAGGCGGAGGAGGAGAACACCCCCGCCGGCGGGTGA
- a CDS encoding TetR/AcrR family transcriptional regulator gives MSPSNRSRLRAQPATLPPSAPSDGTRRRILETALQLFASRGYHDTSIRDLAKVLELQPSALYAHFASKEHVLAELVRIGHEAHHEALQSALKDAEPEPRQQVRALVRAHTRTHATHPQLAVVVNEELYALTPELAAPAVALRDKSAALLAEVIERGLAQKCFAPPHPRATAAAISAMGVRLPYWYEPGSTLDVDTLADVHAELALRMLCGNLER, from the coding sequence ATGAGCCCATCCAATCGCTCCCGGCTTCGCGCCCAGCCGGCGACCCTCCCACCCTCCGCTCCGTCGGATGGCACCCGGCGCCGCATCCTGGAGACGGCCCTCCAGCTCTTCGCGAGCCGCGGCTACCACGACACCTCCATCCGGGACCTGGCCAAGGTGCTGGAGCTGCAGCCCAGCGCCCTCTACGCGCACTTCGCCTCCAAGGAGCACGTGCTCGCGGAGCTGGTGCGCATTGGCCATGAGGCCCACCACGAGGCGCTCCAGTCGGCGCTGAAGGACGCGGAGCCGGAGCCTCGGCAACAGGTGCGGGCCCTGGTGCGCGCCCACACCCGCACGCACGCCACCCACCCGCAGCTCGCGGTGGTGGTGAACGAGGAGCTGTATGCGCTGACGCCAGAGCTGGCCGCGCCCGCCGTGGCCCTGCGGGACAAGTCCGCCGCGCTGCTGGCGGAGGTCATCGAGCGGGGCCTCGCGCAGAAGTGTTTCGCGCCGCCGCACCCGCGAGCCACCGCCGCCGCCATCTCCGCGATGGGGGTGCGGCTGCCCTACTGGTATGAGCCGGGGAGCACGCTCGACGTGGACACCCTCGCGGACGTCCACGCGGAGCTCGCGCTGCGCATGTTGTGCGGAAACCTGGAGCGCTGA
- a CDS encoding alpha/beta hydrolase — translation MSTLQLDGVSLHYEEAGRGIPVLLLHGLGSSGSDWEWVVPRLANGYRVVVPDARGHGRSGKPPGVYGVPLFSRDIAALCDALGLSRVHVVGLSMGGMMGFQLALDRPDLVRSLVIVNSGPEVVARTLRRKFEFATRRVLLRLLGPKGLAKVLAPRLFPKPEQAALRERVLTGISANDPDAYRRATLGLLGWSVMERLPDLRCPVLVVHSERDYTPLSAKQAYAGLLSDARLHVLTDSGHAAPLDQPGPLTDAVEDFLRAVDGAAPGGALGA, via the coding sequence ATGTCCACACTTCAGCTCGACGGGGTCTCTCTTCACTACGAAGAGGCCGGTCGGGGCATTCCAGTGTTGCTGCTTCACGGGCTTGGTTCCTCCGGGAGCGACTGGGAGTGGGTAGTGCCCAGACTGGCGAACGGTTACCGGGTCGTGGTTCCGGACGCGCGCGGGCATGGGCGGAGCGGCAAGCCGCCGGGGGTCTACGGGGTTCCCCTCTTCAGCCGGGACATCGCGGCGCTGTGTGACGCCCTGGGGCTGTCCCGGGTGCATGTCGTCGGGCTGTCGATGGGTGGGATGATGGGGTTCCAGCTGGCGTTGGACCGGCCGGACCTGGTGCGCAGCCTGGTCATCGTCAACAGCGGCCCGGAAGTCGTCGCGAGGACGCTGCGCCGGAAGTTCGAGTTCGCGACGCGGCGGGTGCTGCTGCGGCTGTTGGGGCCCAAGGGCCTGGCGAAGGTGCTGGCGCCGCGCCTGTTCCCCAAGCCGGAGCAGGCCGCGCTGCGCGAGCGGGTCCTCACCGGCATCTCCGCCAATGACCCGGATGCGTACCGGCGCGCGACGCTGGGGCTGCTCGGGTGGAGTGTCATGGAGCGGCTGCCGGACCTCCGCTGCCCGGTGCTGGTGGTCCACTCCGAGCGCGACTACACGCCGCTCTCCGCGAAGCAGGCCTATGCGGGTCTGCTCTCCGATGCACGCCTTCATGTCCTGACGGACTCCGGCCATGCCGCGCCGCTGGACCAGCCGGGGCCCCTCACCGACGCGGTGGAGGACTTCCTCCGCGCGGTCGACGGGGCGGCCCCAGGCGGCGCGCTGGGCGCTTGA
- a CDS encoding extracellular catalytic domain type 1 short-chain-length polyhydroxyalkanoate depolymerase — protein MSMKRRGVVLSRVLCLLAGLLALSTGTPAYAGEWVHGNHVGAWGARGFQVWVPTGYDSKTPRPLLVALHGCLQNPDQFAGLTRLNEKADAEGFLVLYPNQATFANATQCWNFMLGMNQERGTGEPSLIVGMVDLVKQRFMVDSRRVYVGGVSAGGVLTGTLMACYSDVFAAGMVGAGAMYKAATTVSGTAFSMLFGSIYSPDDRGKDAWVCSGRPRRTVPVLVMHGTEDSVVNPLNGEQAVKQFLQTSDYGDDGLANDSIPGTPTSTRVVTVPGGRSYTVKDYVHAGEWVARKYEIHGMDHAWPGGDSRYPFADPSGPDATTFMWDFFKQHALDVP, from the coding sequence ATGTCGATGAAGCGACGAGGTGTCGTGCTCTCGCGGGTGTTGTGTCTTCTGGCGGGGCTGCTGGCGCTCTCCACGGGAACTCCCGCCTATGCTGGCGAATGGGTCCATGGCAACCATGTGGGTGCATGGGGGGCCCGAGGGTTCCAGGTCTGGGTCCCCACGGGCTATGACTCCAAGACACCGCGACCCCTGCTGGTGGCGCTTCACGGCTGCCTCCAGAACCCGGACCAGTTCGCCGGATTGACTCGCCTCAACGAGAAGGCGGACGCGGAGGGCTTCCTGGTCCTCTATCCGAACCAGGCCACGTTCGCGAACGCGACGCAGTGCTGGAACTTCATGCTGGGCATGAACCAGGAGCGGGGCACGGGAGAGCCGTCGCTCATCGTGGGCATGGTGGACCTGGTGAAGCAACGGTTCATGGTGGACTCGCGGCGCGTCTACGTGGGCGGGGTGTCTGCGGGAGGGGTGCTCACCGGCACGCTGATGGCGTGTTATTCGGACGTGTTCGCCGCGGGCATGGTGGGCGCGGGGGCCATGTACAAGGCCGCCACCACGGTGTCCGGCACGGCGTTCTCCATGCTCTTCGGTAGCATCTACTCGCCCGATGACCGGGGCAAGGACGCGTGGGTGTGCTCGGGCCGGCCGCGCCGCACGGTGCCGGTGCTCGTCATGCATGGCACCGAGGACAGCGTGGTCAATCCGCTCAACGGAGAGCAGGCGGTGAAGCAGTTCCTCCAGACGAGCGACTACGGCGATGACGGCCTGGCCAACGACAGCATCCCCGGGACGCCGACGAGCACGCGCGTCGTCACGGTGCCGGGCGGGCGGAGCTACACCGTGAAGGACTACGTGCATGCGGGCGAGTGGGTGGCGCGCAAGTACGAGATTCACGGGATGGACCACGCGTGGCCCGGAGGTGATTCGCGCTATCCGTTCGCGGACCCCTCCGGGCCGGACGCCACCACGTTCATGTGGGACTTCTTCAAGCAGCACGCGCTGGACGTGCCGTAG
- a CDS encoding MBL fold metallo-hydrolase, with the protein MKNAKRIALALLALVALCATVLGVVGIETTSHPHQPSALGNPRPLTDVLAALNEPGPVELETITSADWAVERSGLINLNHPTAKAAGLTADDEPIHVFFHALRHPTKGLFIVDTGVETALRDAPRKAAVRGIVASALKLEENMKMHEPLGTWLAKQPQPLAGVFLTHLHMDHILGMSDVPSGTPVYAGPGETSPRSFLNVLVKPVTDRALEGKAPISEWDYRPETRGDFEGAVDIFGDGSVWALWVPGHTPGSTAYLVRSTKGPVLLLGDACHTRWGWEHDVEPGTFTSDAPKGVESFKKLRAFAHAHPQVVVRMGHQH; encoded by the coding sequence ATGAAGAACGCCAAGCGCATCGCCCTCGCCCTCCTCGCCCTCGTCGCCCTCTGCGCCACCGTCCTGGGTGTCGTCGGCATCGAGACCACCTCGCACCCCCACCAGCCGTCCGCGCTCGGCAACCCCAGGCCGCTGACGGACGTGCTCGCCGCGCTGAACGAGCCCGGCCCCGTGGAGCTGGAGACCATCACCTCGGCCGACTGGGCCGTGGAGCGAAGCGGCCTCATCAACCTGAACCACCCCACCGCGAAGGCCGCGGGCCTGACGGCGGACGACGAGCCCATCCACGTCTTCTTCCACGCCCTCCGCCACCCGACGAAGGGCCTCTTCATCGTCGACACCGGCGTCGAGACCGCGCTGCGGGACGCGCCACGGAAGGCGGCCGTGCGCGGCATCGTCGCCAGCGCCTTGAAGCTGGAGGAGAACATGAAGATGCATGAGCCCCTGGGCACGTGGCTCGCGAAGCAGCCGCAGCCCCTGGCCGGCGTGTTCCTCACGCACCTGCACATGGACCACATCCTCGGCATGAGCGATGTGCCCTCCGGGACGCCCGTCTACGCGGGCCCTGGAGAGACCTCGCCCCGCTCGTTCCTCAACGTGCTCGTCAAGCCCGTCACCGACCGCGCGCTCGAGGGCAAGGCCCCCATCTCCGAGTGGGACTACCGCCCGGAGACGCGCGGCGACTTCGAGGGCGCGGTGGACATCTTCGGCGACGGCTCCGTGTGGGCCCTCTGGGTGCCGGGCCACACGCCGGGCAGCACCGCGTACCTGGTGCGTTCGACGAAGGGCCCCGTACTGCTCTTGGGGGATGCCTGCCACACGCGCTGGGGCTGGGAGCACGACGTGGAGCCGGGCACCTTCACCTCGGACGCGCCCAAGGGCGTGGAGAGCTTCAAGAAGCTGCGCGCCTTCGCGCATGCGCACCCCCAAGTCGTGGTGCGCATGGGCCACCAGCACTGA
- a CDS encoding LysR family transcriptional regulator — protein MNISWDDARLFLAIAETGSFSAAATRLRIGQPTVSRRLAALEYQVGAKLFRRSVEGAALTVAGERLLQPARKMAEWAGEFQRMAGSTDASPKGLVRVTASPFFSFDFLAPFAGHVSRKYPGLRLEVQSTIQYADLGRGEADLALRNNATKHADLTCVYTLELENAVFVSKVLKAKLPKKPTLQQIPWVAWAPPYESVAPNPQLSALIPGFTPIFTTDNFLVMLAAMEAGVGAMVLGNFPHRFSTQRERGLVPLEVDLGPHAKQVLHLMCAKSALDIPRVRKVSEVLVEELDRARRR, from the coding sequence ATGAATATCTCCTGGGATGACGCGCGGCTGTTCCTGGCCATCGCGGAGACGGGCAGCTTCAGCGCGGCGGCGACGCGGCTGCGCATTGGCCAGCCCACGGTGAGCCGGAGGTTGGCGGCGCTGGAGTACCAGGTCGGGGCGAAGCTGTTCCGCCGGAGCGTGGAGGGCGCGGCGCTGACGGTGGCGGGGGAGCGGCTGCTCCAGCCCGCGCGGAAGATGGCGGAGTGGGCGGGGGAGTTCCAGCGCATGGCCGGGTCGACTGACGCGTCCCCCAAGGGGCTGGTGAGGGTGACGGCGAGCCCCTTCTTCAGCTTCGACTTCCTGGCGCCCTTCGCGGGGCACGTGTCGCGCAAGTACCCGGGGCTGCGGCTGGAGGTGCAGTCGACCATCCAGTACGCGGACCTGGGGCGGGGCGAGGCGGACCTGGCGCTGCGCAACAACGCGACGAAGCACGCGGACCTCACGTGTGTGTACACGCTGGAGTTGGAGAACGCCGTCTTCGTGTCCAAGGTGCTCAAGGCGAAGTTGCCGAAGAAGCCCACGCTCCAGCAGATTCCATGGGTGGCGTGGGCGCCTCCGTACGAGTCGGTGGCGCCCAATCCTCAGCTGTCGGCCCTCATCCCGGGCTTCACGCCCATCTTCACCACGGACAACTTCCTGGTGATGCTGGCGGCGATGGAGGCGGGCGTGGGGGCGATGGTGCTGGGCAACTTCCCGCACCGCTTCAGCACGCAGCGGGAGCGGGGCCTGGTGCCGTTGGAGGTGGACCTGGGGCCTCATGCGAAGCAGGTGCTCCACCTGATGTGCGCGAAGTCGGCGCTGGACATCCCCCGGGTGCGGAAGGTGTCGGAGGTGCTGGTGGAGGAGCTGGACCGGGCGAGGCGGCGCTGA
- a CDS encoding NAD(P)-dependent oxidoreductase, with protein MTTLKGKTLFITGASRGIGKAIALRAARDGANIVIAAKTTEPHPKLPGTIYTAAEEIEKAGGRALPVMVDIRFEDQIAAAVAETVAKFGGIDILVNNASAISLTGTEDTPMKRFDLMHGINTRGTFACSQACIPHLKKSSNPHILNNSPPLNMEARWFGPHVAYTMAKYGMSMCVLGMAEELRSEGIAVNALWPRTVIATAAVQNLLGGEETIRGSRQPEIMADAAYAILTKPSKSFTGNFCIDEDVLRADGVTDFDKYQSVPGAELFPDYFI; from the coding sequence ATGACGACACTCAAGGGGAAGACGCTTTTCATCACCGGGGCGAGCCGAGGAATCGGCAAGGCGATTGCCCTCCGCGCGGCGCGCGACGGCGCCAACATCGTCATCGCCGCGAAGACGACGGAGCCGCACCCCAAGCTGCCGGGCACCATCTACACGGCCGCCGAGGAAATCGAGAAGGCCGGTGGCCGCGCGCTCCCCGTCATGGTGGACATCCGCTTCGAGGACCAGATTGCCGCCGCGGTGGCGGAGACGGTGGCGAAGTTTGGCGGCATCGACATCCTGGTGAACAACGCGAGCGCCATCAGCCTCACCGGCACGGAAGACACGCCGATGAAGCGCTTCGACTTGATGCATGGCATCAACACGCGCGGCACGTTCGCCTGTTCGCAGGCGTGCATCCCTCACCTCAAGAAGTCGAGCAATCCGCACATCCTCAACAACTCGCCGCCGCTGAACATGGAGGCGCGTTGGTTCGGGCCGCACGTGGCGTACACCATGGCGAAGTACGGCATGAGCATGTGCGTGCTGGGCATGGCGGAGGAGCTGCGCTCGGAGGGCATCGCCGTCAACGCGCTGTGGCCGCGCACCGTCATCGCGACGGCGGCCGTGCAGAACCTGCTGGGCGGCGAAGAGACGATTCGCGGCAGCCGGCAGCCTGAAATCATGGCGGACGCCGCGTACGCCATCCTCACCAAGCCCAGCAAGAGCTTCACGGGCAACTTCTGCATCGACGAGGACGTGCTGCGCGCCGATGGCGTCACGGACTTCGACAAGTATCAGTCCGTGCCCGGCGCGGAGCTGTTCCCCGACTACTTCATCTAG
- a CDS encoding lipase family protein, with protein MALTTAQLGITLSAISYLGQFDTNSGRYTLMNQALASTTTGGWQIAWGPATQGEDLVYVASNTQGQYAVVVRGTLFDRIEDLFQDKNITPQEALPFTAPAFPSDAAISKGDVEVWTNVSNMSSSVGPGTGALLPFLQALPSGTSLLVTGHSLGGQVATVLAAWFQGALTNVSVQPITFAAPTAGNPAFATAYDAAFPSAERYYNSLDVVPRAWTEEGLTSILSLYPGGPQCGPLCKAAVNGALKTLEKNQLTYQQPAVATELTGTLYPEKGILAFEDEVNDQHRALYYMYLLGIPLTTIQQLNSSWAPPPSQALRSAG; from the coding sequence ATGGCGCTCACCACCGCGCAGTTGGGCATCACCCTCTCGGCCATCTCCTATCTGGGGCAGTTCGACACGAACTCCGGCCGCTACACCTTGATGAATCAAGCCCTGGCCTCCACCACCACGGGCGGTTGGCAAATCGCCTGGGGACCCGCGACGCAGGGCGAGGACCTGGTCTACGTGGCCTCCAACACCCAGGGCCAATACGCCGTCGTCGTGCGCGGCACGCTGTTCGACCGCATCGAGGACCTCTTCCAGGACAAGAACATCACCCCCCAGGAGGCCCTGCCCTTCACCGCCCCCGCGTTCCCCTCCGACGCGGCCATCTCCAAGGGCGACGTGGAGGTCTGGACGAATGTCTCCAACATGTCGTCGTCCGTCGGGCCCGGCACGGGAGCGCTCCTGCCCTTCCTCCAGGCGCTCCCGTCGGGGACCTCGCTGCTCGTCACCGGGCACAGCCTGGGCGGGCAGGTGGCCACCGTGCTCGCGGCGTGGTTCCAGGGCGCGCTGACGAACGTGTCCGTGCAGCCCATCACCTTCGCCGCGCCCACCGCGGGCAACCCCGCGTTCGCCACGGCCTACGACGCGGCCTTCCCCTCCGCGGAGCGCTACTACAACTCCCTCGACGTGGTGCCTCGCGCGTGGACCGAGGAGGGACTGACCTCCATCCTGTCCCTCTACCCCGGCGGCCCGCAGTGCGGCCCCTTGTGCAAGGCGGCCGTCAACGGGGCACTGAAGACACTCGAGAAGAACCAGCTCACCTATCAGCAGCCCGCCGTCGCGACGGAGCTGACGGGAACGCTCTACCCCGAGAAGGGGATCCTCGCCTTCGAGGACGAGGTCAACGACCAGCACCGCGCGCTCTATTACATGTACCTGCTGGGCATTCCGCTCACGACCATCCAGCAGCTCAACAGCTCCTGGGCGCCCCCGCCGAGCCAGGCCCTGCGCTCGGCCGGGTGA